Proteins encoded in a region of the Campylobacter showae CSUNSWCD genome:
- the rplR gene encoding 50S ribosomal protein L18, whose product MTANVLKRKLTLRIKRKRRIRAKISGTAVLPRISIFKSNRTLYVQAIDDVAAVTIAAADGRKLGIKANKEGAVTLAKEFAKTLKAKKVETALFDRNGYLYHGVVAAFADALRENGIKL is encoded by the coding sequence ATGACAGCAAATGTATTAAAAAGAAAACTCACTCTTAGAATCAAGAGAAAAAGAAGAATCAGAGCCAAAATTTCCGGCACTGCGGTATTGCCTAGAATTTCTATCTTCAAATCAAACAGAACTCTTTACGTTCAAGCTATCGACGACGTAGCGGCCGTAACTATAGCGGCAGCCGACGGCAGAAAACTAGGCATAAAAGCAAACAAAGAAGGTGCCGTAACTTTGGCTAAAGAATTTGCAAAAACTCTAAAAGCTAAAAAAGTAGAAACGGCATTATTCGACAGAAACGGCTATTTGTATCACGGAGTCGTAGCGGCTTTTGCAGACGCATTACGTGAAAACGGTATCAAACTATAA
- the rpsH gene encoding 30S ribosomal protein S8: MLNDLISDGLTRIRNAAMRRLETTKLLHSNVVEATLSILAAKGYIESYNVVEEDKKKFINVVLKYDEHGRSVINELKRVSSPGRRVYKGKDEIKRFKNGYGTIIVSTSKGVLSNEEAHKAGVGGEILCSVW; this comes from the coding sequence ATGTTAAATGACTTAATTTCAGACGGACTAACTCGCATTAGAAACGCCGCAATGAGAAGACTTGAAACTACAAAGCTTCTTCATTCAAACGTCGTCGAGGCTACTTTATCTATCCTTGCGGCTAAAGGCTATATCGAGAGCTACAACGTTGTAGAAGAAGATAAAAAGAAATTTATAAACGTAGTTCTAAAATACGACGAGCACGGCAGAAGCGTGATTAACGAGCTTAAGCGCGTATCAAGCCCGGGTCGCCGCGTTTATAAGGGAAAAGACGAGATCAAGAGATTTAAAAACGGCTACGGAACGATCATCGTTAGCACCAGCAAAGGCGTTTTGAGTAACGAAGAAGCTCACAAAGCTGGCGTAGGCGGCGAAATACTCTGCTCTGTGTGGTAA
- the rpsE gene encoding 30S ribosomal protein S5: MEKYNREEFEEVMVDIGRVTKVVKGGRRFRFTALVVVGNRNGLVGFGFGKAKEVPDAMRKAVDDAFKNIIEVKRKGSTIPHDVEVKFNASRVLLRPASEGTGVIAGGSARPILELAGIKDILTKSLGSNNSANVVRATLKALSMLKG; the protein is encoded by the coding sequence ATGGAAAAATATAACAGAGAAGAATTCGAAGAAGTAATGGTTGATATCGGCCGCGTTACAAAGGTCGTAAAAGGCGGTCGTAGATTTAGATTTACGGCTCTTGTCGTAGTAGGAAACAGGAACGGCCTAGTAGGCTTTGGCTTCGGTAAAGCAAAAGAGGTGCCGGACGCTATGAGAAAAGCCGTCGACGACGCGTTTAAAAACATCATCGAGGTAAAAAGAAAAGGCTCGACTATACCTCACGACGTAGAAGTTAAATTTAACGCTAGCCGCGTTTTACTTCGCCCTGCTAGCGAAGGTACGGGCGTGATCGCGGGCGGTAGTGCTCGTCCTATTCTAGAGCTTGCGGGCATCAAGGACATCCTAACAAAATCGCTTGGCTCAAACAACTCGGCAAACGTCGTTCGCGCTACTTTAAAAGCGCTAAGTATGCTTAAAGGCTAA
- the rplO gene encoding 50S ribosomal protein L15, translating to MGLENLKPAEGSTRQIKRLGRGQGSGQGKTAGKGHKGQRARKGYNEKRGFEGGQQPLQRRLPKVGFTSKFEKPYVINVEKIVAVKELSEITIATIATVHKISSSVKKIKLIGVSAKDLASKIKDENVTVSGRA from the coding sequence ATGGGACTAGAAAATTTAAAACCTGCCGAGGGCTCGACTAGACAAATCAAAAGACTAGGTCGCGGTCAAGGTAGCGGTCAAGGTAAAACCGCTGGTAAAGGACACAAAGGTCAAAGAGCTAGAAAAGGCTACAATGAGAAAAGAGGCTTCGAGGGCGGTCAGCAACCGCTTCAAAGACGCCTTCCAAAAGTAGGCTTTACTTCTAAATTTGAGAAACCTTACGTAATCAACGTAGAAAAAATCGTTGCGGTAAAAGAGCTAAGCGAGATCACTATCGCTACTATCGCTACCGTGCATAAAATTTCAAGCAGCGTCAAGAAAATCAAATTGATCGGAGTGAGTGCGAAAGATTTGGCTTCGAAAATCAAAGACGAGAACGTAACCGTTAGCGGACGTGCGTAA
- the rplF gene encoding 50S ribosomal protein L6, whose amino-acid sequence MSRIGKQPIAIPSGVEVSVEGNVLKFKKGAHLKELDTKGHVDVKVEDAHIVFSPKSDERQDRAYWGTYRALANNIVIGITKGFTRQLEINGVGYKAAAKGQVLELTLGFSHPINHEVPKGVEISVEKNIITIKGDDKQVVGQIAAQVRAYRPPEPYKGKGVKYVEERIIRKAGKTSKK is encoded by the coding sequence ATGTCACGTATAGGAAAACAGCCGATAGCTATTCCAAGCGGAGTAGAGGTCAGCGTAGAAGGCAACGTCCTTAAATTTAAAAAAGGCGCTCATTTAAAAGAGCTTGACACAAAAGGGCACGTAGACGTTAAAGTCGAGGATGCTCACATAGTATTTTCTCCAAAGAGCGACGAGAGACAAGATAGAGCCTACTGGGGCACTTATAGAGCGCTTGCAAACAATATCGTCATCGGCATTACAAAAGGCTTTACTCGCCAGCTTGAGATCAACGGCGTTGGTTACAAAGCCGCTGCTAAAGGCCAAGTGCTTGAGCTTACTTTAGGATTTTCTCACCCGATAAATCACGAAGTGCCAAAAGGCGTTGAAATCAGCGTAGAGAAAAACATCATAACTATCAAAGGCGACGATAAGCAAGTTGTTGGCCAGATCGCGGCGCAAGTCAGAGCGTACAGACCGCCTGAACCGTATAAGGGCAAAGGCGTTAAATACGTAGAAGAGCGCATCATCCGCAAAGCCGGTAAGACATCTAAGAAGTAA